CAAAAGGTCCATTTCGAGGGGCATTTGACCCGGAAAAAATGCGGCGTATCGCCGACAGACTGTCGCCTTACAAAAGACAAGCCAGACCCCTCGGAGACGAGGCGGGCCTGCAATTCATAGCGATGCAGCGCCCTGAAACCAAGCTCAGTGAGTCTTCCGCCAAGACATCCAGCGGCTCGGCCGATTTTAGATTCGACTCCAAGCCGGATACCCAAGCCGCCGGGCAACAGACGCGCCCCTCAGTGTGCCCTTCTTGCGGCAAGGCCCTCAAGCCAGGGGCGAAATTCTGCGGCGGTTGCGGCGCGCCATTGCAACACCCCGTTACAGCGGCCGATCCGACCGCATGCCCCTATTGCGGTAAACAAATCAAACCCGGAGTGCGATTCTGCGGCGGTTGCGGGCACAAGGTATCAGACTAAAGTCTGAATTCAATTTGTCGTTTCGGAAAATTTTTTATTGGGGAAAAACGCCACCGCACTTTTCCAGGAGCGGCGTTTTGCAAATCATGCGACGGCCAATTGCAGCAGGTCACTTCCGTGTCTTCTCCGCCGGATCGCCTCTAAGATAAAGGAGAAAGCCATGAGTTCTTCCAACAGGTTTTGCAGCCATTGCGGCGCTCCCATCGAGGCAGGGGTCAAATTCTGTGAACAATGCGGAGTGCCAGTTTCAGAAGCAGGAGCTCCGCAAGCTGCAGATTCTCCGTCTCAGCCGCCCCGGCAACCTTCATCGCATGATTCTGGACGTGGGCACGAGCCCCCCCCTGCTGCAAAAAAAAGCGGCTTTAAAAAAGTGTTTCGCTGGATACTGGGCATAATGCTCGTCCTGCTGCTTTGCATCGGAGGGTTACTCGGCTACGTCTGGA
The nucleotide sequence above comes from Desulfovibrio inopinatus DSM 10711. Encoded proteins:
- a CDS encoding zinc ribbon domain-containing protein — protein: MTRSAQTQTCSTCHAVNVGGQSFCLLCKAPLPPLSFDGAPTVPSCPACGKRLKKPNAKFCPSCGAKGPFRGAFDPEKMRRIADRLSPYKRQARPLGDEAGLQFIAMQRPETKLSESSAKTSSGSADFRFDSKPDTQAAGQQTRPSVCPSCGKALKPGAKFCGGCGAPLQHPVTAADPTACPYCGKQIKPGVRFCGGCGHKVSD